Genomic DNA from Desulfurivibrio alkaliphilus AHT 2:
TCGTAATAGGGGTTGATTTTGTTGAGTAGCGGGATTCCCCGGCTGAAAACCGGCGACTCTTCCTCCTGGTAAATGCGGGCCGTTTCGGGCGGGAAAATCTCCCGGTCGTGTTTGCCGATCATCTCCCGCCAGTCGGTATGGCCGGTGATTTTCGCCATGGCCTGGCTGCAGAAACGGATCCGAGAGTGCTCATCTTTGAAATAGACAAAGTCGGTGGTGAAGTCGAGGAAGGCCTCTACATCTCGGGAGAACTCGGCCAGCTTCTGTTCGCTGGCGCGTAATTCGGTCATCGCCGCTTGTCGGGCCCGTTCGCTTTTATGCAGATGGCGGGCGACCATCAGAAAGCCAAACCCCAGCAAGAAGGCAATCGCCATATTGACCTTGGCTCGTTGCCGCCAGCCGGCCAGGTAATGGGATTGCGCCATGGCTGCCTGCACGTAAAAGGGGAAGTTATCCAGCACCTGGAAACTGCCCAGGCGTTTGATGCCATCGGGGCTGGCCGTGTAGGTCAGCTCGCCCTGGCGTTCGCCGGCTGCGATGCGCTGGTAGATGGGGTTGTCGGGGGGCAGCGGCTGGTTGAAGTCCGCCGGGTCGTAGGCGGGCTGGCGGGCGATCAGTACCGTGGTGTCGCTGCGCCGCAGGAGGACGGCGCCGCCGGGACCGGGGTCCAGGGCGGCCAGTAAGCGATTGATGTTTTCAAGGGGAATTACGGCGCCGATGATCCCTTGGAAGTTGCCGTCCGCGTCGCGCCGGGCCCTTATCTGGCTTATGACATCAGTGCCGGTGGTGCGGGCGATGATGATGTCGGAGAAGGTGGTGTCGATTTCGGGGTTGTCGCGTAAAAGCTGAAAATGGGGCCGATCGGCGATGCTGATCGGGGTAGTGAAGGGGATGGAGGAGTAGCTCTGCCGGCCCTCGGCATCAAATACAAAAAGCCCTTCAATGCCCGGAAAAATTTTCTTCAGGGCAGCCAGGCGCTGGCTTATAACGGTTTGCTGGTCAGCGGCGGAAAGTTGTGCAAAACCCTGCATATCGCTGGGCACAAACTGCAGCATCTGGTCCACAAACCTGAGCCCGCCGTCGATTTGCTCAAAATTGGCGTTTAACTGCAACCCCAGCGCCTGGGTCAGGTTTTTCGTGCTGGTGAGGGCTTTTTCGCTGTGCTGCCGGTGTTCGCTCAGCAAATCAACACCCAGCAAAGCAAGGAAGAGCACCAGCGCCACGGCCAGCCAGGGAATAGCGGCGGCGGTTCGCTGCTTGGTGGAGCGGAAAGGCAATTTAAAGTTCATCGGATTTCACCGCTGATGGGCAAAGAATGCTGACCTAAAGTAAAGTAAGGTTATCGCCTCGGCTGGACATTTGCAAAAAAATCAGCCCCGGTAGCCGAAAAGCAGTTTCAGGATTTTGCGGACGCGGGGGGAGAAGATCTTTGGGGCCAGTAACGAACCAGCCGCCTTTTTGTTGATCTCGCTCAAGGTGGGGTAGGGGTGAATGGCGGCGGCGATGCGGGCCAGGCCAACTTTGCCGTTCATGATCGCCACCCACTGGCTTAAGATGTCGCCGGCCCCGGGTCCGGCAATCGTCACCCCCAGGGGACGGTCACGGCGGTCCAGCAGCAGCTTGAGCCTGCCGCCGGTTTCGCCTTCCGCCCGGGCCCGGTCGTTGGCGGCAAACTCCTCGCTCAGCACCCGGTAGTTCAGGCCGGCGGCGCTGGCGCTTTTTTCGTTATGCCCCAGCCCGGCCAGTTCCGGCTTGGTGTAGGTGCAGTGGGGTACCCAGGTGTAGTCGGTTTTGCGCGGCAATCGGAAAACGGCATTGCTCAGGGCGATGCCCCCTTCGTAACCGGCCACATGGGTGAACTGGTAGCCGCCGATGACGTCGCCGGCGGCGTAGATATGTTTATGGCCGGCCCGCAACCGGCGGTCCACCTTGATGCCCCGGGGGTCGAAGGGCACGTCGATTTGCTCCAGCCCCAGGCCGTCGGTGTTGGGGCTTCGGCCCAAGGCCACCAGCAAGGCTTCGGCGGCAATGGTCTGTTCCCGGCCCGCCGCATCAGCAACCACCACTTCGCGCCGATCACCGCCATCGGCCACCCGCCGCACCGCCGTTTTAAGCAAAAACTCAACCCCTTCCCGTTCCAGCTCCCGCTGAACCAGGGCCGCCAGGTCGGGATCCTCCCGGCTGAGAATCTGGTTGCTGCGCTGGACCACCGTCACCTTGCTGCCCAGGCGGCTGAATGCCTGGGCCATCTCGACGGCGATGGGGCCGGCCCCCAGGATCAGCATTGAGTCGGGCAGGTGGTCCAGGTAGAAAATTTCCCGGTTGGTCAAATGCGGGGTTCTATCCAGGCCGGGGATGGCCGGGATCTGGGGGGATGACCCGGTGGCGATCACCCAGGCTCTGGCGCTGGCGGTTTGGCCGTCGATCTCCACCGCGTGCTCGTCGCGGAAACGGGCCGGCCCAAAGCGGATTTCGGCCCCCAGGCGGGAAAAGCGTTCCACCGAGTCATGCTGCTGGATCACCGCTATCACTTCCCGGATGCGGGCCGCCACAGCGGCAAAGTCCACCGGCGGTGGGGTGATGGCCGGCAGCCCGTAGCGCGCTCCTTCTTTCATCTGCTGATAAACATGGGCCGACTTGAGCAACGTTTTGCTGGGCACGCAGCCGTAATGGAGGCAATCCCCGCCCAGGGCCTCTTCTTTTTCCACCAGCAGGGTCTTTACCCCCAGTTGCGCCGCCCCCGAGGCCACGGTCAAGCCCGCCGCGCCACCGCCGATAACACCGAGGTCATAATCGAATTTGCTCATCTGCAAAACCTCTCACTGTTGCTTTTCCACCGGTACTGCCTGTTGCAGGGCCTGGCGGGCCAGCCGGGTGACGTAGATGGTGACGGTCAGGGTGGCCAGCAGCCCCAGACCTTGGAAGGCCAGCTCCCAGGTTCCGGCGGAAGGAGTTTCTTCCAGTGCCGCCCGGGCCACGTTGCCGGCCAGTGAGCCGGCGTAAACATAAAGGAGGGTGCCGGGCATCATGCCGATCCATGAGGCCAGCACGTAATGGGGAAAGGGGATGCGGGTCAGGCCGTAGGCGTAGTTGATCAG
This window encodes:
- a CDS encoding ATP-binding protein, translated to MNFKLPFRSTKQRTAAAIPWLAVALVLFLALLGVDLLSEHRQHSEKALTSTKNLTQALGLQLNANFEQIDGGLRFVDQMLQFVPSDMQGFAQLSAADQQTVISQRLAALKKIFPGIEGLFVFDAEGRQSYSSIPFTTPISIADRPHFQLLRDNPEIDTTFSDIIIARTTGTDVISQIRARRDADGNFQGIIGAVIPLENINRLLAALDPGPGGAVLLRRSDTTVLIARQPAYDPADFNQPLPPDNPIYQRIAAGERQGELTYTASPDGIKRLGSFQVLDNFPFYVQAAMAQSHYLAGWRQRAKVNMAIAFLLGFGFLMVARHLHKSERARQAAMTELRASEQKLAEFSRDVEAFLDFTTDFVYFKDEHSRIRFCSQAMAKITGHTDWREMIGKHDREIFPPETARIYQEEESPVFSRGIPLLNKINPYYDELGRIGYVQTNKWPLFDARGKVVGIFGISRDITAQKKAQEALARSNAELEQFAYAASHDLRQPLRMINSYIKILIDKLGGQLEGETREMMHFAADGASRMDKMLIALLEYSRMGRLGEPIAPVDSREMAREAINYLQPLLAETSGRVELIGDWPVVEASYNEGVRLFQNLIGNALKYRAPERPPVVMVEVRPGEHCWEFSVRDNGIGIDPAQFSRLFKVFQRLHNRERYEGTGVGLAMARKIVERHGGRIWVDSRGEGKGSTFIFTLPRSGRDLESEAERAAPK
- a CDS encoding dihydrolipoyl dehydrogenase family protein; translation: MSKFDYDLGVIGGGAAGLTVASGAAQLGVKTLLVEKEEALGGDCLHYGCVPSKTLLKSAHVYQQMKEGARYGLPAITPPPVDFAAVAARIREVIAVIQQHDSVERFSRLGAEIRFGPARFRDEHAVEIDGQTASARAWVIATGSSPQIPAIPGLDRTPHLTNREIFYLDHLPDSMLILGAGPIAVEMAQAFSRLGSKVTVVQRSNQILSREDPDLAALVQRELEREGVEFLLKTAVRRVADGGDRREVVVADAAGREQTIAAEALLVALGRSPNTDGLGLEQIDVPFDPRGIKVDRRLRAGHKHIYAAGDVIGGYQFTHVAGYEGGIALSNAVFRLPRKTDYTWVPHCTYTKPELAGLGHNEKSASAAGLNYRVLSEEFAANDRARAEGETGGRLKLLLDRRDRPLGVTIAGPGAGDILSQWVAIMNGKVGLARIAAAIHPYPTLSEINKKAAGSLLAPKIFSPRVRKILKLLFGYRG